One window of the Klebsiella sp. WP3-W18-ESBL-02 genome contains the following:
- the malE gene encoding maltose/maltodextrin ABC transporter substrate-binding protein MalE, with amino-acid sequence MKIKTGARILALSALTTMMFSASALAKIDEGKLVIWINGDKGYNGLAEVGKKFEKDTGIKVTVEHPDKLEEKFPQVAATGDGPDIIFWAHDRFGGYAQSGLLAEVTPDKAFQDKLYPFTWDAVRYNGKLIAYPIAVEALSLIYNKDLVPNPPKTWEEIPALDKALKAKGKSALMFNLQEPYFTWPLIAADGGYAFKFENGKYDVKDVGVDNAGAKAGLTFLVDLIKNKHMNADTDYSIAEAAFNKGDTAMTINGPWAWSNIDKSKINYGVTLLPTFKGKPSKPFVGVLSAGINAASPNKELAKEFLENYLLTDQGLAEVNKDKPLGAVALKSFQDQLAKDPRIAATMDNAQKGEIMPNIPQMSAFWYAVRTAVINAASGRQTVDAALKDAQGRITK; translated from the coding sequence ATGAAAATCAAAACTGGCGCTCGCATCCTCGCGCTGTCCGCATTGACCACGATGATGTTTTCCGCCTCTGCTTTGGCAAAAATTGATGAGGGAAAGCTGGTTATCTGGATCAACGGCGACAAGGGCTATAACGGCCTGGCCGAGGTAGGTAAGAAATTCGAGAAAGATACGGGCATTAAAGTGACCGTAGAACATCCGGATAAGCTGGAAGAAAAATTCCCACAGGTTGCCGCAACCGGCGACGGCCCGGATATCATCTTCTGGGCGCATGACCGCTTTGGCGGCTACGCGCAGTCTGGTCTGCTGGCGGAAGTCACCCCGGACAAAGCCTTCCAGGACAAACTCTATCCGTTCACCTGGGACGCCGTACGCTACAACGGCAAGCTGATTGCTTACCCGATTGCGGTAGAAGCGCTCTCCCTGATTTACAACAAAGACCTCGTGCCTAACCCGCCGAAAACCTGGGAAGAAATTCCTGCGCTGGATAAAGCGCTGAAGGCGAAAGGTAAATCTGCGCTGATGTTTAACCTGCAAGAACCGTACTTCACCTGGCCGCTGATTGCCGCCGACGGTGGCTACGCGTTCAAATTTGAGAACGGCAAGTACGACGTCAAAGACGTGGGCGTGGACAACGCTGGCGCGAAAGCGGGCCTGACCTTCCTGGTTGACCTGATCAAAAACAAACACATGAACGCCGATACCGATTACTCCATCGCTGAAGCCGCCTTCAACAAAGGCGATACCGCGATGACCATCAACGGTCCGTGGGCGTGGTCAAACATCGACAAGAGCAAAATCAACTACGGCGTGACGCTGCTGCCAACCTTCAAAGGCAAGCCGTCTAAACCGTTCGTCGGTGTTCTGAGCGCCGGTATCAACGCCGCGAGCCCGAACAAAGAGCTGGCGAAAGAGTTCCTCGAAAACTACCTGCTGACCGACCAGGGCCTGGCAGAAGTGAACAAGGACAAGCCGCTGGGTGCCGTTGCGCTGAAATCCTTCCAGGATCAGTTAGCCAAAGACCCGCGTATCGCGGCCACTATGGATAACGCCCAGAAAGGCGAAATCATGCCGAACATCCCGCAGATGTCTGCATTCTGGTATGCCGTTCGTACCGCCGTCATCAACGCCGCCAGCGGTCGTCAGACCGTCGATGCTGCGCTGAAAGACGCGCAGGGTCGTATCACCAAGTAA
- the malF gene encoding maltose ABC transporter permease MalF → MDVIKKNHWWQSDTLKWSVIGLLGLLVGYLVVLMYAQGEYLFAIMTLILSSAGLYIFANRKTYAWRYVYPGMAGMGLFVLFPLICTIAIAFTNYSSTNQLTFERAQQVLMDRSYQAGKTYNFTLFPAGDEWQLALTDGESGKNYLSDAFKIGGEQKLQLKETDALPTGEHAPLRVVTQNRQALNQLTAVLPDESKVTMSSLRQFSGTQPLYTLADDGLLTNNQSGVKYRPNSDIGFYQSVNADGSWGSEQLSPGYTVSIGWDNFTRVFTDEGIQKPFFAIFVWTIVFSVLTVILTVAVGMVLACLVQWEALKGKAIYRVLLILPYAVPSFISILIFKGLFNQSFGEINMMLSALFGIKPAWFSDPTTARSMIVIVNTWLGYPYMMILCMGLLKAIPDDLYEASAMDGAGPFQNFFKITFPMLIKPLTPLMIASFAFNFNNFVLIQLLTNGGPDRLGTTTPAGYTDLLVSYTYRIAFEGGGGQDFGLAAAIATLIFLLVGALAIVNLKATRMKFD, encoded by the coding sequence ATGGATGTCATTAAAAAGAATCATTGGTGGCAAAGCGACACGCTGAAATGGTCAGTGATTGGTCTGCTGGGCCTGCTGGTGGGTTACCTTGTAGTTTTAATGTACGCACAAGGGGAGTACCTGTTCGCCATCATGACGCTGATTTTAAGCTCAGCGGGCCTGTATATTTTCGCCAACCGTAAAACCTACGCCTGGCGCTACGTTTACCCTGGCATGGCCGGGATGGGGCTGTTCGTCCTGTTCCCGCTGATTTGTACCATCGCCATCGCCTTTACCAACTACAGCAGCACCAACCAGCTCACCTTCGAGCGCGCCCAGCAGGTGCTGATGGACCGTTCTTATCAGGCGGGCAAAACCTATAACTTCACCCTCTTCCCGGCGGGCGATGAGTGGCAGCTGGCCCTCACCGACGGCGAAAGTGGTAAAAATTATCTGTCCGACGCTTTTAAAATTGGCGGCGAGCAGAAGCTGCAGTTAAAAGAAACCGACGCCCTGCCAACCGGCGAGCACGCGCCGCTGCGCGTCGTTACCCAGAACCGCCAGGCGCTGAATCAGCTCACAGCGGTACTGCCGGATGAAAGCAAAGTGACCATGAGCTCACTGCGCCAGTTCTCTGGCACCCAGCCGCTGTATACGCTGGCCGACGACGGCCTGCTGACCAACAACCAGAGCGGCGTCAAATATCGCCCTAACAGCGATATTGGTTTCTATCAGAGCGTTAACGCCGACGGCAGCTGGGGCAGCGAACAGCTGAGCCCGGGCTACACCGTCAGCATCGGCTGGGACAACTTCACCCGCGTCTTTACCGACGAGGGCATCCAGAAGCCGTTCTTCGCTATCTTCGTCTGGACCATCGTCTTCTCGGTGCTGACCGTTATTCTGACCGTGGCCGTTGGCATGGTGCTGGCCTGTCTGGTGCAATGGGAAGCGCTGAAGGGCAAAGCCATTTACCGTGTGCTGCTGATTCTGCCGTACGCCGTGCCGTCCTTTATCTCGATTCTGATTTTCAAAGGGCTGTTCAACCAGAGCTTTGGTGAAATCAACATGATGCTGAGCGCGCTGTTCGGTATCAAACCGGCCTGGTTCAGCGATCCGACCACCGCCCGCTCGATGATTGTTATCGTTAACACCTGGCTGGGTTACCCGTACATGATGATTCTGTGCATGGGCCTGCTGAAAGCGATTCCGGACGACCTGTACGAAGCCTCGGCAATGGATGGCGCCGGTCCGTTCCAGAACTTCTTTAAAATTACGTTCCCGATGCTGATTAAGCCGCTGACGCCGCTGATGATTGCCAGCTTCGCCTTTAACTTTAACAACTTCGTGCTGATTCAGCTGTTGACCAACGGCGGTCCGGATAGACTCGGCACCACCACACCGGCCGGCTATACCGACCTGCTCGTGAGCTACACCTACCGTATCGCCTTCGAAGGCGGCGGCGGTCAGGACTTCGGCCTGGCGGCGGCGATTGCCACGCTGATCTTCTTGCTGGTAGGGGCACTGGCTATCGTGAACCTGAAAGCCACGCGCATGAAGTTTGATTAA
- the malG gene encoding maltose ABC transporter permease MalG: MAMVQPKSQKLRLFTTHLLLLIFIAAIMFPLLMVIAISLREGNFATGSLIPEKISWEHWKLALGFSVEHADGRVTPPPFPVLLWLWNSVKIAGITAIGIVTLSTTCAYAFARMRFPGKATLLKGMLIFQMFPAVLSLVALYALFDRLGQYIPFIGLNTHGGVIFAYLGGIALHVWTIKGYFETIDSSLEEAASLDGATPWQAFRLVLLPLSVPILAVVFILSFIAAITEVPVASLLLRDVNSYTLAVGMQQYLNPQNYLWGDFAAAAVLSAIPITVVFLLAQRWLVNGLTAGGVKG, from the coding sequence ATGGCTATGGTACAACCCAAATCTCAGAAACTGCGTCTCTTTACCACGCACCTGCTGCTGCTGATTTTCATCGCGGCGATTATGTTCCCGCTGCTGATGGTTATTGCTATCTCGCTGCGCGAAGGGAACTTCGCCACCGGCAGCCTGATCCCGGAAAAAATCTCCTGGGAGCACTGGAAGCTGGCGCTGGGCTTCAGCGTTGAGCACGCCGACGGTCGCGTCACGCCGCCACCGTTCCCGGTGCTGCTGTGGCTGTGGAACTCGGTGAAAATCGCCGGCATCACCGCCATCGGTATCGTGACGCTGTCCACGACCTGCGCCTACGCCTTTGCCCGTATGCGCTTCCCGGGCAAAGCGACGCTGCTGAAAGGCATGCTGATTTTCCAGATGTTCCCGGCGGTGCTGTCGCTGGTTGCCCTGTACGCGTTGTTTGACCGTCTGGGTCAGTACATTCCGTTTATCGGTCTGAACACCCACGGTGGCGTGATCTTCGCCTACCTCGGCGGTATTGCGCTGCACGTGTGGACGATTAAAGGCTATTTCGAAACGATCGACAGTTCGCTGGAAGAAGCGGCCTCACTGGACGGCGCGACGCCGTGGCAGGCTTTCCGCCTGGTACTGCTGCCGCTCTCCGTACCTATTCTGGCGGTGGTGTTTATCCTGTCGTTTATCGCCGCCATTACCGAAGTACCGGTTGCATCGCTCTTGCTGCGTGATGTGAACAGCTACACCCTGGCCGTGGGTATGCAGCAATACCTCAACCCACAAAACTATCTGTGGGGCGACTTTGCCGCAGCGGCTGTCCTTTCCGCCATCCCTATTACCGTCGTCTTCCTGCTCGCGCAGCGTTGGCTGGTAAACGGCCTCACGGCCGGCGGCGTGAAGGGCTAA
- the psiE gene encoding phosphate-starvation-inducible protein PsiE produces the protein MTSLTRPRVEFISTILQTVLNLGLLSLGLILIVFLGKETVHLADVLFAPERTSKYELVEGLVVYFLYFEFIALIVKYFQSGFHFPLRYFVYIGITAIVRLIIVDHKSPLDVLIYSAAILLLVITLWLCNSKRLKRE, from the coding sequence ATGACGTCACTGACTCGCCCACGCGTAGAGTTTATCTCCACAATTTTGCAGACCGTCCTGAACCTGGGCTTGCTCAGCCTGGGTCTGATCCTGATTGTTTTTCTTGGTAAAGAGACGGTACATCTGGCCGATGTACTGTTTGCGCCGGAGCGCACCAGCAAGTACGAACTGGTGGAGGGGCTGGTGGTCTACTTCCTCTATTTCGAATTTATCGCGCTGATTGTGAAGTACTTTCAGTCAGGCTTCCATTTTCCCCTGCGCTATTTTGTCTATATTGGCATCACCGCGATTGTGCGGTTGATTATCGTCGACCATAAGTCTCCGCTGGATGTGCTGATTTATTCTGCCGCCATTCTGCTGCTGGTGATTACGCTGTGGTTGTGTAACTCGAAGCGCCTCAAACGCGAGTAG
- a CDS encoding serine dehydratase subunit alpha family protein, translating to MRYVSPSLFIQWLKQEVTPALGCTEPVAIAFTAAYAARYLPGPCERISGFISANLYKNAMGVTIPGTTVSGVSLAAAIGAFGGHADKGLRALEGITEHHVELANALINTGNVTINVEDTSDFIHLDLTLFAAGQSCRVVVKGTHTNVVALYLNDEPLTLEQPDEKAANHHALPTFSLRDAFDFITAAPAEEIAFILEAGRLNSALSQEGKRKKYGLNINGAFADAVNKGLMSNDLMSKVIIDTVAASDARMGGAPVIAMSNFGSGNQGITATMPVVTVANHLNADEDTLARALALSHLTAISIHSRYTRLSALCAASTAAMGSAAGMAWLFTRDPDVINAAITNMVSDITGMICDGASNSCAMKVSSVVSSAFKAVLMAMQNSCASANDGIVCRDVEQTINNLCRLVVHPMTHTDKEIISIMVDKSFPRDAVLVDSVAH from the coding sequence ATGCGTTACGTCTCTCCTTCCCTTTTTATCCAGTGGCTCAAGCAAGAAGTTACGCCTGCATTAGGCTGCACCGAACCGGTGGCTATCGCATTTACCGCAGCCTATGCCGCCCGCTATCTGCCCGGCCCCTGCGAGCGCATCAGCGGATTTATTTCCGCCAATCTGTATAAAAACGCCATGGGCGTCACCATTCCTGGCACGACCGTTTCGGGCGTAAGCCTGGCCGCCGCCATTGGCGCCTTTGGCGGTCATGCTGATAAAGGCTTACGTGCGCTGGAAGGGATTACCGAGCACCACGTTGAATTAGCCAACGCGTTAATCAACACAGGCAACGTCACGATTAACGTGGAGGACACGTCCGATTTTATTCACCTCGACCTGACGCTGTTCGCCGCCGGGCAGTCCTGCCGCGTGGTGGTCAAAGGCACCCACACGAACGTGGTGGCGCTCTATCTGAACGATGAACCGCTGACGCTGGAACAGCCTGACGAGAAGGCCGCGAACCATCACGCGCTGCCAACCTTCAGCCTGCGGGACGCGTTCGATTTTATTACCGCAGCACCCGCGGAAGAGATCGCGTTTATCCTCGAAGCAGGCCGCCTGAACTCGGCGCTGTCGCAGGAAGGTAAACGCAAAAAATACGGTCTGAATATTAACGGCGCGTTCGCCGATGCGGTAAATAAAGGGCTGATGAGCAACGATCTGATGAGCAAAGTGATCATTGATACCGTTGCCGCCTCCGATGCCCGCATGGGCGGCGCACCGGTCATTGCGATGTCTAACTTCGGCTCCGGCAACCAGGGGATAACCGCGACGATGCCAGTCGTGACCGTCGCAAACCATCTCAATGCCGATGAAGACACTCTGGCGCGCGCGCTGGCCCTATCGCACCTGACGGCCATCTCCATCCACTCGCGCTATACCCGTCTGTCCGCGCTTTGCGCCGCCTCGACGGCGGCCATGGGCTCGGCGGCAGGCATGGCCTGGCTGTTCACCCGCGATCCCGATGTCATCAACGCCGCGATTACCAACATGGTTAGCGACATTACCGGCATGATTTGCGACGGCGCGTCTAATAGCTGTGCGATGAAAGTGTCTTCGGTGGTTTCCAGCGCCTTCAAAGCGGTGCTGATGGCAATGCAGAACAGCTGCGCCAGCGCTAACGACGGCATTGTATGCCGCGACGTAGAGCAAACCATCAATAATTTGTGCCGGCTGGTGGTTCACCCGATGACGCATACCGACAAAGAGATTATCAGCATTATGGTGGACAAGTCGTTTCCACGCGACGCCGTGCTCGTCGACAGCGTCGCGCATTGA
- a CDS encoding YjbH domain-containing protein, giving the protein MKKACLYSLLALSVSAACHAETFPAPIGPSQSDFGGVGLLQTPTARMARDGEFSLNYRDNDQYRYYSASAQLFPWLETTLRYTDVRTKDYSSVDAFSGSQTYKDKAFDVKLRLWEESYWMPQVAVGARDIGGTGLFDSEYIVASKAWGPFDFTLGLGWGYLGTSGNATNPFCSYSDKYCYRDNRYRKAGSVDGSQMFHGPAAYFGGIEYQTPWQPLRLKLEYEGNNYQQDFAGKLDQKSKINVGAIYRVTDWADVNLSYERGNTVMFGFTLRTNFNDLRPSYNDNARPTYRPQPQDPILQHSVVANQLTQLKYNAGFAAPKIQVQGDTLYVTGEQVKYRDSREGIERANRIIANDLPEGIRTIRITETRLNLPEVTTETDVASLQRHLAGEPLGQETPLVQKRVAPIVPDKTEQGWYIDKSRFDFHIDPVLSQSIGGPESFYMYQVGVMGSADWWVTDHLLTSGSLFANLANNYGKFNYTNPPKDSALPRVRTHIREYVENDVYVNNLQANYFQYLGNDFYGQVYGGYLETMYGGAGAEVLYRPVDSNWAFGLNANYVKQRDWRSAQDMMKFTDYSVKTGHLTAYWTPSFAQDVLVKASVGQYLAGDKGGTLDISKHFDSGIVVGAYATITNVSADEYGEGQFTKGVYVNIPMDLFTSGPTRSRAVVGWTPLTRDGGQMLGRQFELYNMTGDKSQNFR; this is encoded by the coding sequence ATGAAAAAAGCTTGTCTTTACAGCCTGCTGGCCCTGTCGGTTAGCGCGGCGTGCCATGCGGAAACGTTTCCCGCCCCTATCGGCCCCTCGCAGTCAGACTTTGGCGGCGTAGGCCTGCTGCAAACCCCAACGGCGCGCATGGCGCGCGACGGCGAGTTCAGCCTGAACTATCGCGATAACGATCAGTACCGCTATTACTCCGCCTCCGCCCAGCTTTTCCCGTGGCTGGAAACCACGCTGCGCTATACCGATGTGCGCACCAAAGACTACAGCAGCGTGGATGCCTTCTCCGGCTCGCAAACCTACAAAGATAAAGCCTTCGACGTGAAGCTGCGCCTGTGGGAAGAGAGCTACTGGATGCCGCAGGTGGCGGTCGGCGCGCGCGATATCGGCGGTACCGGCCTGTTTGACTCGGAATATATTGTTGCCAGCAAAGCCTGGGGGCCGTTCGACTTTACTCTCGGCTTAGGCTGGGGCTATCTCGGCACCAGCGGTAACGCCACCAACCCGTTCTGCTCCTACAGCGACAAATACTGCTACCGCGATAATCGCTATCGTAAAGCGGGCTCGGTTGATGGCAGCCAGATGTTCCATGGCCCGGCGGCTTACTTTGGCGGTATTGAGTACCAGACGCCGTGGCAGCCGCTGCGTCTGAAGCTGGAGTATGAAGGTAACAACTACCAGCAGGACTTTGCTGGCAAGCTCGATCAGAAGAGCAAAATTAACGTCGGCGCTATTTATCGCGTTACCGACTGGGCCGATGTGAACCTCAGCTACGAACGTGGCAATACGGTGATGTTCGGCTTTACCCTGCGCACCAACTTTAACGATCTGCGTCCGTCCTATAACGACAACGCGCGCCCGACCTATCGACCTCAGCCGCAGGACCCTATCCTCCAGCATTCGGTAGTGGCAAACCAGTTGACCCAGCTTAAGTACAACGCGGGCTTTGCGGCGCCGAAAATTCAGGTGCAGGGCGACACGCTGTACGTCACCGGTGAGCAGGTGAAGTATCGTGATTCGCGGGAAGGGATCGAACGCGCCAATCGGATCATCGCCAACGATCTTCCGGAAGGGATCCGCACGATCCGCATTACCGAGACGCGGCTGAATCTGCCGGAAGTGACCACGGAAACCGATGTAGCAAGCCTGCAACGGCATCTCGCCGGGGAGCCGCTGGGGCAGGAGACGCCGCTGGTGCAAAAACGCGTCGCGCCGATCGTGCCGGATAAAACCGAGCAGGGCTGGTATATCGACAAATCGCGCTTTGATTTCCATATCGATCCGGTGCTGAGCCAGTCGATCGGCGGGCCGGAAAGTTTCTATATGTACCAGGTCGGCGTCATGGGCTCGGCTGACTGGTGGGTGACTGACCACCTGCTGACCAGCGGTAGCCTGTTCGCTAACCTCGCCAATAACTACGGCAAGTTTAATTACACCAACCCGCCGAAGGATTCGGCGCTGCCGCGCGTGCGTACGCACATCCGCGAATACGTGGAAAACGATGTCTACGTGAATAACCTGCAGGCCAACTACTTCCAGTATCTGGGCAATGATTTCTACGGCCAGGTCTACGGCGGCTATCTGGAAACCATGTACGGCGGCGCGGGGGCGGAAGTGCTCTATCGTCCGGTGGACAGCAACTGGGCCTTTGGCCTGAACGCCAACTACGTGAAGCAGCGTGACTGGCGCAGCGCGCAGGACATGATGAAGTTTACCGACTACAGCGTGAAGACCGGGCACCTGACCGCCTACTGGACGCCGTCGTTTGCTCAGGATGTGCTGGTGAAAGCCAGCGTCGGGCAGTATCTGGCGGGAGATAAAGGCGGCACGCTGGATATCTCGAAACACTTCGACAGCGGCATTGTGGTTGGCGCATACGCCACCATTACCAACGTCTCTGCGGATGAGTATGGCGAAGGGCAGTTCACCAAAGGGGTCTATGTGAATATCCCGATGGATCTCTTCACCTCCGGCCCAACCCGCAGCCGCGCGGTTGTTGGCTGGACGCCGCTGACGCGCGACGGTGGTCAGATGCTGGGACGTCAGTTCGAGCTGTACAACATGACCGGCGATAAGAGCCAGAACTTCCGCTGA
- a CDS encoding capsule biosynthesis GfcC D2 domain-containing protein, translated as MKKPLIIAAMLSAISFAAQAAGTVEVHMAGVEKPLTLTHAERLADLVGQPRLAGSWWPGAAIASPLATAQAEREHQALLAELAALAADEGGSEAGAINALRNQLQAIPVTGRLLVPLDPDTVRVRSKNNPPLEGHYTLWLGREPSTITLVGLVDKPGKIPFTPGRDAASYLDDISLLSGADRSYAWVIYPDGRTQKAPVAYWNKRHVEPMPGSILFVGFADSRWTKKYEALNAEILRSLSQRRPE; from the coding sequence ATGAAAAAACCGTTAATTATCGCCGCCATGCTCAGCGCTATCTCCTTTGCTGCTCAGGCGGCAGGTACCGTCGAGGTTCATATGGCGGGCGTTGAAAAGCCGCTGACCTTAACCCACGCCGAACGGCTGGCCGACCTGGTCGGGCAACCGAGGCTGGCGGGAAGCTGGTGGCCCGGCGCGGCGATCGCCTCTCCGCTGGCAACTGCGCAAGCCGAGCGTGAACATCAGGCGCTGCTGGCAGAACTGGCCGCGCTTGCGGCGGATGAGGGCGGCAGCGAGGCGGGGGCGATAAATGCCCTGCGCAACCAACTGCAGGCCATCCCGGTGACCGGGCGTTTATTAGTGCCGCTGGACCCTGACACCGTGCGGGTCCGCAGTAAAAATAACCCGCCGCTCGAAGGCCATTACACCCTATGGCTGGGGCGCGAACCTTCCACCATCACGCTGGTGGGTCTGGTGGATAAACCGGGAAAAATCCCTTTCACGCCGGGGCGCGACGCGGCCAGCTACCTCGATGATATCAGCCTGCTCAGCGGCGCGGATCGCAGCTACGCCTGGGTGATTTACCCGGACGGGCGCACGCAAAAAGCGCCGGTGGCGTACTGGAATAAGCGGCACGTTGAACCGATGCCCGGCAGCATTCTGTTTGTCGGCTTTGCCGACTCACGGTGGACGAAAAAATACGAAGCGCTGAACGCTGAAATCCTTCGCTCCCTGTCGCAGCGGAGACCTGAATAA
- a CDS encoding YjbF family lipoprotein has protein sequence MKRLVIPLICLLLQACSPSTKGLGKSLWQSVSGESGVQLTDDEIQTMPYASQYMQLNGGPQIFVVLAYSEEGQQKWLTQDRAMLVTQHGRLVKTKLAGDNLLTVNNLDNDPLARPNQIADGARWTRTMGWTEHQQVRYATTTSTFHWDGNDTLTLSGQDTAVRVLEEEVSTSEASWRNRYWVDSEGQIRQSEQYLGAGTFPVKTMLIKAAKS, from the coding sequence GTGAAGCGACTTGTTATTCCCCTTATTTGCCTGTTGCTTCAGGCGTGTTCACCCAGCACCAAGGGACTGGGAAAATCGCTTTGGCAAAGCGTATCCGGTGAGTCGGGCGTACAGCTTACCGACGATGAAATCCAGACCATGCCATACGCCAGCCAATATATGCAGCTTAACGGCGGACCGCAGATCTTCGTGGTGCTGGCGTATTCCGAAGAAGGTCAGCAGAAATGGCTGACGCAGGACCGGGCAATGCTGGTGACACAGCATGGACGCCTGGTAAAAACCAAGCTGGCGGGCGACAACCTGCTCACGGTGAATAACCTCGACAACGACCCGCTGGCCCGCCCGAACCAGATCGCCGACGGCGCGCGCTGGACGCGGACCATGGGCTGGACCGAGCACCAGCAGGTGCGCTATGCCACCACCACGTCCACCTTCCACTGGGATGGCAACGACACGCTGACCCTGTCGGGCCAGGACACCGCCGTACGTGTGCTGGAAGAAGAGGTGAGCACTTCTGAAGCGAGCTGGCGCAACCGCTACTGGGTCGACAGCGAAGGGCAAATTCGCCAGTCGGAACAATATCTCGGCGCAGGAACCTTCCCGGTGAAAACCATGCTTATCAAGGCGGCGAAATCATGA
- the yjbE gene encoding exopolysaccharide production protein YjbE has protein sequence MKKILYGIFAISAFAAASASAAPIETGEAAGAAATSVSAGSSTATSASTVGSAVGMALAAAGGDGSNTGTTTTTSTTTTTRTQ, from the coding sequence ATGAAGAAAATCCTCTATGGCATTTTTGCCATATCGGCGTTTGCTGCGGCAAGCGCCAGCGCGGCACCGATTGAAACGGGTGAAGCAGCTGGTGCAGCAGCAACGTCAGTGTCGGCCGGGAGTTCAACCGCCACCAGCGCCAGCACCGTAGGTTCTGCGGTCGGTATGGCGCTGGCAGCGGCTGGCGGCGATGGTTCCAACACCGGGACCACCACCACGACCAGTACGACAACGACCACCCGTACTCAATAA